The Primulina eburnea isolate SZY01 chromosome 8, ASM2296580v1, whole genome shotgun sequence genome contains a region encoding:
- the LOC140837803 gene encoding histone H4, giving the protein MSGRGKGGKGLGKGGAKRHRKVLRDNIQGITKPAIRRLARRGGVKRISGLIYEETRGVLKIFLENVIRDAVTYTEHARRKTVTAMDVVYALKRQGRTLYGFGG; this is encoded by the coding sequence ATGTCTGGGCGAGGAAAAGGTGGCAAGGGTTTGGGAAAAGGAGGAGCAAAGAGGCACCGCAAGGTGCTGAGGGACAACATTCAGGGCATCACCAAGCCGGCGATTCGGCGTCTTGCTCGCCGAGGCGGAGTGAAGCGCATCAGTGGCCTAATCTACGAGGAGACCCGTGGTGTTCTAAAGATCTTCCTCGAGAACGTCATCCGTGACGCTGTTACTTACACGGAGCATGCTCGGCGGAAGACGGTGACGGCCATGGATGTCGTGTATGCTCTCAAGAGGCAAGGCCGCACCCTTTATGGATTTGGGGGTTAG